The Candidatus Sysuiplasma acidicola genome window below encodes:
- a CDS encoding DinB family protein — MSEVEWIRKWYDYNAFVRQRYLETLSKLPPEELTRDRGASFPTLLDIFAHSLGGTETWIVRMSALNSKPFKPFDGPDDLSLDDIRQYDKSVQEQVIRFFSRLTDRDLDRTYLVPKLPPWWDEDFTTSIRSTLLHVIEHELQHRGELNALLWQINVEPPITNWRDFGQMHTDPSSAKE, encoded by the coding sequence ATGTCTGAGGTAGAGTGGATAAGGAAGTGGTACGATTACAACGCATTCGTCCGACAGAGATATCTGGAAACGCTGTCGAAGCTCCCGCCGGAGGAGTTGACGCGGGATCGGGGAGCATCGTTTCCGACATTGCTCGACATCTTCGCTCATTCACTGGGAGGCACCGAAACATGGATTGTCAGAATGTCGGCGCTGAACAGCAAACCGTTCAAACCATTCGACGGCCCGGACGACCTTTCTCTGGACGACATCCGTCAATATGATAAGTCAGTTCAGGAACAGGTCATACGTTTCTTCTCGAGGCTCACTGATAGAGACCTCGACCGGACATATCTGGTTCCGAAACTTCCACCGTGGTGGGACGAAGATTTCACGACGTCGATTCGTTCAACTCTCCTGCATGTTATTGAGCATGAGTTGCAGCATCGCGGAGAGCTGAACGCTCTGTTGTGGCAAATCAATGTGGAACCGCCTATCACGAACTGGCGCGACTTTGGGCAAATGCATACAGACCCGTCGAGCGCGAAAGAGTAA
- a CDS encoding CBS domain-containing protein yields the protein MAFPAVTDIKKMRKQLDMTQNELAKASQVSQSTIAKLERNTISASYEIVTRVFSALENEGKVRKIKKTARDVLHASIVTVANQATLAEVGDMMKKRGYSQMPVMNGESVVGSISEEAILGKLRQGLSIDELSEIKVEEVMNEAYPVIPEETPVETVATLLYHSSAVLVQRRGKICGIITKSDLLKLI from the coding sequence ATGGCTTTTCCTGCAGTCACCGACATAAAGAAGATGCGAAAACAGCTAGATATGACGCAGAACGAACTGGCCAAAGCCTCGCAGGTGAGCCAGTCGACGATCGCAAAGCTGGAGAGAAACACTATCTCCGCTAGCTACGAGATAGTGACGAGGGTGTTTTCGGCTCTGGAAAATGAGGGAAAAGTGCGAAAGATAAAGAAAACAGCCAGGGATGTTCTCCATGCTTCGATAGTTACCGTAGCCAACCAGGCAACACTGGCAGAAGTCGGCGACATGATGAAAAAGCGCGGTTATTCACAGATGCCCGTAATGAACGGCGAGAGTGTGGTCGGAAGCATCTCCGAAGAGGCTATACTGGGCAAACTGAGACAGGGGTTGAGCATCGATGAACTGTCGGAAATAAAGGTGGAGGAAGTCATGAACGAGGCATACCCCGTCATTCCCGAAGAGACACCGGTCGAAACGGTTGCGACACTTCTGTATCACAGTTCCGCCGTGCTGGTGCAGCGGCGCGGAAAGATATGCGGGATCATAACCAAATCGGATCTGCTGAAGCTCATTTAG
- a CDS encoding RAD55 family ATPase, translating to MKAAQEESKAASPDSIGREKCFTGIEGLDSILGGGIPRNNTILLTGNCGTGKTSLSLEFLLHGAVSGENGLYLSVTEPFEKLIANMIPYDFFRRDLIKSGKMTFIDISAIYSRLGFKRDKMSLEDVDLLVVALGDLTRETKARRLVIDSITSIAYQLDTQEKLRNLMLGLSKMLSGLGTTSLVISEMTAADSSYSKYGVEEAVADGVILMGNMERNGDMLRTLQVIKMRGTSHSRAKYVLDLSTAGTLLVPLLKGGSA from the coding sequence ATGAAGGCGGCACAGGAGGAGTCAAAAGCGGCTTCCCCGGACAGCATAGGCAGGGAAAAATGTTTCACGGGAATCGAAGGACTGGACAGTATACTAGGAGGCGGCATTCCGCGAAACAACACTATTCTGCTTACCGGTAACTGCGGAACAGGTAAGACTTCCCTGTCCCTGGAATTTCTTCTTCACGGTGCCGTGAGCGGTGAAAACGGGCTCTATCTATCTGTTACCGAACCTTTCGAAAAACTCATTGCCAATATGATACCATATGACTTTTTCCGACGTGATCTGATTAAAAGCGGGAAGATGACATTCATAGATATCTCTGCGATATACAGCAGACTCGGCTTCAAGCGGGACAAAATGTCGCTGGAAGACGTGGACCTGCTTGTCGTCGCACTCGGGGACCTGACAAGGGAAACGAAGGCAAGACGGCTCGTCATAGACTCGATCACATCGATAGCCTACCAGCTGGATACACAGGAGAAGCTGAGGAATCTGATGCTCGGTCTCAGCAAGATGTTATCCGGGCTGGGAACCACATCGCTTGTGATATCTGAAATGACAGCCGCAGATTCCAGCTATTCGAAATACGGAGTGGAGGAGGCCGTTGCAGACGGCGTCATACTGATGGGAAACATGGAAAGGAACGGAGACATGCTCAGAACACTCCAGGTAATAAAGATGAGAGGAACATCACATTCCAGGGCGAAATATGTGCTTGATCTCTCGACGGCAGGCACGCTGCTTGTGCCGCTTCTGAAGGGGGGATCGGCATAA
- a CDS encoding MoaD/ThiS family protein codes for MVTVNFSSSMQSITRGNRELELDFEGSVDKLFEKLGGIFGDEFRRRIYQDGNVLRRYINVYVDGKDIRFLAGEKTAVRRDSTVDVVPAVSGG; via the coding sequence ATGGTAACAGTAAATTTCTCGTCATCGATGCAGTCCATTACCAGAGGAAACAGGGAGCTGGAGCTGGATTTTGAAGGATCAGTTGACAAGCTGTTTGAAAAGCTCGGCGGTATTTTCGGCGATGAATTCAGGAGAAGAATATACCAGGATGGAAACGTGCTGAGACGCTACATCAACGTATACGTCGACGGAAAGGACATCAGATTTCTGGCAGGGGAGAAGACCGCAGTCAGGCGTGATTCGACGGTGGATGTTGTGCCCGCGGTGTCAGGCGGATAA
- a CDS encoding VOC family protein — MIDHFNAYALTVRDVRKCAEFYRDIIGLKQQELSDEFAYLTFGKGGPGVALISAEGLAGEIPVDRVRPGENLIQRNYFAVFLEDTDRAYEELRKKGVRFLQPPASRSNGQRFAFFEDPEGNLWEISHFPK, encoded by the coding sequence GTGATTGATCATTTCAACGCTTATGCTCTGACAGTCAGAGATGTCAGGAAGTGTGCCGAATTTTACAGAGATATTATCGGATTGAAACAGCAGGAGCTTTCGGACGAGTTCGCGTATCTCACTTTCGGCAAAGGCGGCCCTGGTGTTGCGTTGATTTCCGCGGAAGGACTTGCAGGGGAGATTCCAGTGGATCGCGTAAGACCGGGGGAAAACCTCATCCAGCGAAACTACTTTGCAGTGTTCCTTGAGGACACAGATCGCGCGTACGAGGAATTACGTAAGAAAGGCGTGCGGTTCCTGCAGCCGCCTGCATCCAGGAGCAACGGCCAGAGATTCGCATTCTTTGAAGATCCGGAGGGGAACCTGTGGGAAATATCGCATTTCCCAAAGTAA
- a CDS encoding RDD family protein: protein MKMQGCGMPIAIEMLFRNSILRSHWIKRAAAGLIDTLTVFVPVWAVGMTFGFGKLYFELFVGIASGICWFIYSTSSEYFYGYTLGKKIMALRVSSQKGELNLHEAVFRNIAKLFWYILLPLDVILGLFTYGDPRQRFTDRVFGTTVVSTHPASSLIKVRLRHVRSYE, encoded by the coding sequence TTGAAGATGCAGGGATGTGGAATGCCAATAGCCATTGAAATGCTTTTCAGGAACAGCATTTTGCGCTCGCACTGGATCAAGAGAGCGGCTGCGGGACTTATCGATACATTGACTGTTTTTGTTCCAGTCTGGGCAGTCGGCATGACTTTTGGCTTCGGGAAACTCTACTTTGAGCTTTTTGTTGGTATAGCGTCCGGCATCTGCTGGTTCATTTATTCAACCTCTTCAGAGTACTTCTATGGATACACGCTAGGCAAGAAAATCATGGCATTGCGCGTATCTTCACAGAAAGGAGAGTTGAATCTGCATGAAGCGGTCTTCCGCAATATTGCCAAACTTTTCTGGTACATACTGCTGCCGCTGGATGTCATTCTCGGGCTCTTCACCTATGGGGATCCGAGACAGAGATTCACAGACAGGGTATTCGGCACCACGGTGGTTTCCACCCATCCTGCCAGCTCGCTGATTAAAGTGAGACTCAGGCACGTGAGAAGCTACGAATGA
- the thrC gene encoding threonine synthase, with protein MMIAHESNENGKTDNLAKGLFCKECGKSFPLSMSNACDECFAPLEVRYDENRVEAALSRKNISAGPPSIWRYWPLLPVNPAAGRAGLNPGLTPLRNCKNLAEEIGIRELFIKDDTVNPTYSFKDRPVAVSIPKILEFGLDGVGCASTGNLAGATAAAAARYRIPCYVIIPADTDRTKILSALAYGAKVISVEGTYDDANRISNLITDRLNIGFVNINLRPYYVEGSKTLAMEVVEQLGWEEPDRMIVPIGSGALLTAVNKGLNEFRRYGISEGNCIISGAQPSGCSTVADAYARGDDIIRPVRDPDTVAESLAIGNPASGLEALSIIRETGGFADAPSDSEIIEGQMLLARKEGIFTEPAGGTVIASLRRKVEDGTISGNERVVCLITGNGLKTPSHLTGGVVGSTYEVKAEIENVLPIFGYNAGTV; from the coding sequence ATGATGATAGCGCACGAGTCAAATGAGAACGGTAAAACAGACAACCTTGCGAAGGGACTCTTCTGCAAGGAATGCGGAAAATCCTTTCCCCTCTCAATGTCAAATGCATGCGATGAATGTTTTGCGCCGCTCGAGGTACGATATGACGAGAACAGAGTGGAGGCTGCCCTGAGCAGAAAGAACATAAGCGCAGGACCGCCCAGTATCTGGAGGTACTGGCCACTTCTTCCCGTTAATCCCGCGGCAGGGAGAGCCGGGCTTAACCCCGGGCTCACTCCACTGAGGAATTGCAAAAATCTTGCGGAAGAGATAGGTATTAGGGAACTGTTCATCAAGGATGACACCGTCAACCCCACCTATTCATTCAAGGACAGGCCGGTAGCCGTGTCCATACCCAAAATACTCGAATTCGGACTGGACGGAGTGGGCTGCGCATCGACCGGCAATCTGGCAGGAGCTACCGCGGCGGCCGCGGCAAGATACCGCATTCCCTGTTATGTCATCATACCGGCGGATACGGATCGCACCAAGATTCTGTCTGCGCTGGCATACGGCGCAAAAGTGATTTCGGTCGAAGGAACATACGACGACGCCAACCGGATTTCAAATCTCATCACAGACAGGCTGAATATTGGCTTCGTCAACATCAACCTCAGACCGTATTATGTCGAAGGATCAAAGACGCTGGCGATGGAGGTCGTCGAACAGCTCGGCTGGGAAGAACCGGACAGGATGATAGTGCCAATCGGATCCGGAGCACTGCTGACTGCAGTGAACAAAGGGCTCAACGAGTTCAGGCGATACGGCATCAGCGAGGGGAACTGCATAATTTCCGGAGCGCAGCCTTCGGGTTGCTCCACCGTTGCCGATGCATACGCGAGGGGTGACGACATAATAAGACCAGTCCGCGACCCCGATACAGTCGCCGAATCACTGGCTATCGGCAATCCGGCTTCCGGTCTGGAGGCACTGTCGATAATAAGAGAGACCGGAGGTTTTGCTGACGCCCCATCGGACAGCGAGATTATCGAAGGACAGATGCTCCTCGCAAGGAAGGAGGGCATATTCACCGAACCTGCAGGCGGCACTGTCATCGCTTCCCTCAGAAGGAAGGTTGAAGACGGAACCATAAGCGGAAATGAAAGGGTCGTGTGCCTCATTACGGGCAACGGGCTCAAAACGCCGTCCCACCTCACAGGCGGCGTCGTCGGAAGCACATACGAGGTTAAGGCGGAGATTGAAAACGTACTGCCGATTTTCGGCTACAATGCGGGAACGGTGTGA
- a CDS encoding GNAT family N-acetyltransferase: MVTLLPLSPAEFDDYLNDSIRNYAAEKVRAGTWTEAGADVLSKEAFDQLLPQGLDTEHQHLYSIVDEASRNKVGMVWIGVKDRSPVPGAWIWDIIIYEQYRRRGYATETLQALDRLLQTMNIDSLSLHVFGHNAGALSLYEKNGFRPTDITMTKKIGR, encoded by the coding sequence ATGGTCACACTGCTGCCGTTGAGTCCCGCCGAGTTCGATGACTATCTGAATGACAGCATCAGAAATTACGCCGCCGAGAAAGTCAGGGCCGGCACATGGACTGAGGCCGGTGCAGATGTGCTTTCTAAAGAAGCGTTCGACCAGCTTCTGCCGCAGGGTCTTGACACCGAACATCAGCATCTCTATTCCATCGTCGACGAAGCCAGCCGGAACAAGGTAGGCATGGTCTGGATCGGTGTCAAAGACAGGAGTCCCGTGCCAGGTGCCTGGATTTGGGACATCATTATCTACGAACAATACAGGCGCAGGGGATACGCGACCGAAACACTGCAAGCTCTTGACCGCCTCCTGCAAACGATGAATATCGACAGTCTGTCGCTTCATGTCTTTGGCCACAACGCAGGTGCATTGAGTCTGTATGAGAAGAACGGTTTCCGGCCGACTGACATCACGATGACAAAAAAAATTGGCCGATGA
- a CDS encoding DUF664 domain-containing protein encodes MSSEVKKIDEVTLARAWIEWLVETRTGYMDTLFLLPESDRLKDRGASFPSIQDIFLHIIDNNIWWFESVPQNHQETHTEIKGRISESQIRKHISRIAEVSRQLAESLTAEKLNESYVIRGVAGNGKPFEMKVNLRTIIWHMVEEELQHRGEMNALFWQMDVDAPTRAWFSSNLAE; translated from the coding sequence ATGTCTTCCGAAGTAAAGAAAATCGATGAAGTGACACTGGCCCGGGCCTGGATAGAATGGCTGGTGGAGACACGGACCGGATACATGGATACGCTTTTCCTGCTGCCAGAATCCGATCGATTGAAAGACAGGGGCGCATCGTTTCCGTCCATCCAGGACATCTTTCTTCACATTATTGACAACAACATCTGGTGGTTCGAAAGCGTGCCGCAGAATCACCAGGAAACGCACACCGAGATCAAAGGACGCATTTCGGAGTCGCAAATCCGAAAGCATATCAGCCGCATCGCTGAAGTCAGCAGGCAGCTCGCAGAGTCATTAACAGCGGAGAAATTGAACGAGAGTTATGTTATCCGCGGTGTTGCAGGGAATGGAAAACCGTTCGAAATGAAGGTCAACCTGAGAACCATCATCTGGCACATGGTCGAAGAAGAACTGCAGCATCGCGGCGAAATGAATGCCCTCTTCTGGCAAATGGACGTTGATGCTCCGACACGCGCCTGGTTCAGCAGTAATCTTGCAGAGTGA
- a CDS encoding RAD55 family ATPase codes for MMPVTSGIRHLDAALGGGFADGTLCAIVGDTGSGLGVLAKQFASVGDEKSYYFSTIDSRDEVLSTITRFGWRTDLEIVDIGDKYYDSVLLKRLEVTRYRQEGIKVMDVFESPTEGERPFNFLTFLTHEIFKIKPPFRITIDSLDFFLDNYGVEDVLGALRTLKAYNKRSRGTLLVTMTKNVFDTRTQNSIYALCDTMLELDRERVGKKFENSLIVSKVKSFPERTKILQYSITADGFTLFE; via the coding sequence ATGATGCCTGTCACTTCAGGAATAAGACACCTCGATGCAGCCCTCGGGGGAGGATTCGCGGACGGGACGTTGTGCGCAATAGTGGGTGACACCGGCTCGGGACTCGGAGTGCTTGCCAAACAGTTTGCCTCGGTAGGCGACGAGAAAAGTTACTATTTTTCCACAATAGACAGCAGGGATGAAGTCCTTTCCACAATAACACGCTTCGGCTGGCGGACGGATCTGGAGATTGTCGATATAGGTGACAAGTACTACGATTCCGTACTCCTCAAAAGGCTGGAAGTCACGCGGTACAGGCAGGAAGGCATAAAGGTCATGGACGTCTTTGAAAGCCCTACGGAGGGCGAAAGGCCTTTTAACTTTCTCACATTCCTGACGCATGAGATTTTCAAGATAAAACCTCCCTTCAGAATCACGATAGACTCGCTGGATTTCTTCCTCGACAACTACGGCGTCGAGGATGTTCTCGGTGCACTCAGGACGCTGAAGGCATACAACAAGCGAAGCAGGGGCACTTTGCTGGTAACGATGACAAAAAACGTATTTGATACACGCACCCAGAATTCGATATATGCCTTATGTGACACGATGCTTGAACTCGACAGAGAACGCGTAGGCAAAAAATTCGAAAACAGTCTTATCGTAAGCAAGGTGAAGAGTTTTCCGGAAAGGACAAAGATACTGCAGTATTCAATAACTGCAGACGGTTTCACTCTTTTCGAATGA
- a CDS encoding thioredoxin domain-containing protein, with the protein MPSAAKRQNRLEGEHSTYLSHAANQRVDWFPWCDEAFSRAREQKKPILLDIGASWCHWCHVMDDGTYEHESVAERINRHFVAIKVDRDERPDIDARYQKAVNAMTGQGGWPLTVFMDDDGRPFYGGTYFPPESSGGMPGFLEVLDKVSSYYSESGSDAREVGRRVAAAIMEDKAQPPGDVKSSVVSAALHRMVEEADAANGGFGHAPKFPHTAAMEFLMAQMSRGETEAVPVILMTLNRMQSGGIHDQIGGGFHRYSTDHAWIVPHFEKMTYDNAGLIRNYLHGYQIFHDEEYRKTADGIAAFFVNTLYGDNGFFASQDADAFPGDDGDFWTWTPAELSEAATGREREAAALHFHIRGAAEMHGRRDRHVLYRAMDAVEVAESMSLGKDETQKLISSAMEKMLEARKRRPVPSVDRTVYSNWNGMAISSLYEYARTFLNEDIASKCRLAVDAALASSFDEEQGFLHTVGGNRAVHGLLEDQVHMGHALLDAFCYHGVPAYISAAKSVAEIIVLDYALPSGALNDIDRRVEAQKNTGLHSSDNVQLFDSPCASPNASASLFLQRIASITGDSTFDRHAAGILMYSVPRCAGSGTYAGAMFQAMDMQLNGIPQIVIAGDASSPGFMELRRAAGAAYLPGKEVICVDTTSSAAPQFSDTVNAMILKSASSGRAIAFLCTGKTCSAPADNATELLRRIHDAQSSRIPPFSNGGVKPHQ; encoded by the coding sequence GATGGACGACGGCACATATGAGCATGAGTCAGTTGCGGAGAGGATCAATCGGCATTTTGTTGCAATAAAGGTAGACAGGGACGAACGACCGGACATCGATGCGAGATATCAGAAAGCAGTGAATGCGATGACCGGTCAGGGCGGATGGCCGCTGACTGTTTTCATGGACGACGACGGGAGACCGTTTTACGGCGGCACGTATTTTCCGCCGGAATCCTCCGGCGGGATGCCGGGATTCCTGGAAGTCCTCGATAAGGTCAGCTCATATTATTCAGAAAGCGGCAGCGACGCCAGGGAAGTCGGAAGGCGTGTTGCGGCAGCCATCATGGAGGATAAAGCGCAACCACCCGGTGACGTGAAATCGTCTGTCGTCTCTGCAGCTCTTCATCGTATGGTCGAGGAGGCAGATGCCGCAAACGGCGGTTTCGGACATGCTCCTAAATTTCCGCATACTGCCGCGATGGAGTTCCTGATGGCGCAGATGAGCAGGGGTGAAACCGAAGCTGTCCCGGTGATCCTCATGACGCTCAACAGGATGCAGTCCGGCGGTATTCACGATCAGATAGGTGGCGGTTTTCACAGGTATTCTACGGACCATGCATGGATAGTGCCGCATTTTGAGAAGATGACTTATGACAACGCTGGTCTCATCCGCAACTACCTGCATGGATATCAGATTTTTCATGACGAAGAATACAGGAAGACTGCCGACGGCATTGCGGCTTTCTTCGTCAACACGCTTTATGGAGATAACGGTTTTTTCGCGAGTCAGGATGCCGACGCTTTTCCCGGAGACGACGGCGACTTCTGGACATGGACACCAGCAGAACTCTCCGAGGCTGCAACCGGAAGGGAGAGAGAGGCTGCTGCGCTCCATTTTCACATCCGCGGTGCGGCCGAAATGCACGGGAGAAGAGACAGACATGTGCTCTACAGAGCCATGGATGCAGTTGAAGTGGCTGAAAGCATGTCGCTCGGGAAAGACGAAACACAGAAATTGATTTCCTCGGCAATGGAAAAAATGCTCGAAGCGAGAAAACGCCGACCTGTGCCCAGTGTCGACAGAACGGTGTATTCAAACTGGAATGGAATGGCTATCAGCTCGCTTTACGAATATGCGCGAACATTTCTTAACGAGGACATTGCGTCAAAATGCAGGCTTGCCGTAGACGCTGCGTTAGCATCTTCGTTCGACGAGGAGCAAGGTTTCCTGCATACGGTCGGTGGCAATCGCGCGGTGCATGGTCTGCTGGAGGATCAGGTCCACATGGGCCACGCGCTGCTGGATGCTTTTTGTTATCATGGCGTTCCTGCGTATATTTCCGCCGCGAAATCAGTTGCCGAAATCATTGTTCTCGATTATGCTCTTCCCTCCGGCGCACTGAATGATATCGACCGGAGAGTCGAGGCACAAAAAAATACCGGCCTTCACTCTTCTGATAATGTGCAGTTATTCGATTCACCCTGCGCCTCTCCAAATGCAAGTGCATCTTTATTCCTCCAGCGGATTGCATCGATTACGGGCGATTCAACGTTCGATCGTCATGCAGCGGGAATACTAATGTATTCAGTGCCGAGATGCGCTGGTTCAGGGACTTATGCGGGTGCAATGTTTCAGGCCATGGATATGCAGTTGAACGGCATACCTCAGATTGTCATAGCCGGGGATGCGTCATCTCCGGGATTCATGGAGCTCAGGCGGGCTGCCGGTGCCGCGTATCTTCCTGGAAAAGAAGTGATTTGCGTCGACACCACTTCTTCCGCCGCTCCACAATTTTCGGACACCGTCAATGCAATGATACTCAAGTCTGCTTCTTCAGGCCGGGCGATAGCATTCCTCTGCACGGGAAAGACGTGTTCCGCTCCTGCGGACAACGCCACCGAGCTTCTCAGGCGTATTCATGATGCTCAATCGTCGAGGATACCTCCGTTTTCAAACGGTGGAGTGAAGCCGCATCAATGA
- a CDS encoding Glu/Leu/Phe/Val dehydrogenase encodes MAEQLDQFEIAVAQIKKAAKILNLDAGMVEILTHPKRELTVNFPVRMDNDTVRVFTGYRVQYNYSRGPCKGGVRYHPNVTLNEVRALAAWMTWKTAVVNLPFGGAKGGIIVDPKKLSQNELERLTRRYTSEISIIIGPEKDIPAPDVYTDSQTMAWMMDTFSMIKGYSVPGVVTGKPLSVGGSEGRGEATARGAMYVAKAAAKTAGIDTKKATVAVQGYGNAGAIGARLFNSGLGSKVVAVSDSKGGIYSKDGLDIQKLDAHKAKTGSVINFPGTKSISNEELLTLDVDMLVPAALENQITEKNASSIKAKMIVEEANGPTTPRADEILFKNGVLLMPDVLANAGGVTVSYFEWVQDIQSFFWSLEEVNQKLERVMTSAYEGILPISKKENIDMRTAAYVYAVKKVVDAHMARGLWP; translated from the coding sequence ATGGCTGAACAACTGGATCAGTTTGAGATTGCAGTAGCGCAGATAAAGAAAGCGGCAAAGATACTGAACCTGGATGCAGGCATGGTGGAAATACTGACACATCCAAAGAGGGAACTCACGGTCAATTTCCCTGTAAGGATGGATAATGACACGGTGAGGGTCTTTACCGGATACCGTGTGCAGTACAACTATTCACGCGGCCCCTGCAAGGGAGGGGTAAGGTATCACCCGAACGTGACGCTCAACGAGGTCAGGGCACTTGCGGCATGGATGACGTGGAAAACCGCCGTTGTGAATCTGCCGTTTGGCGGCGCCAAGGGCGGAATAATCGTCGATCCGAAGAAGCTGAGCCAAAACGAGCTCGAAAGGCTCACTAGGAGATACACGTCCGAGATAAGCATTATAATCGGGCCTGAGAAGGACATACCTGCTCCGGATGTCTACACCGATTCCCAGACTATGGCATGGATGATGGACACATTCAGCATGATAAAGGGATATTCCGTTCCGGGCGTTGTTACCGGGAAACCACTGAGCGTCGGCGGCTCCGAGGGGCGTGGTGAAGCCACCGCAAGGGGCGCGATGTATGTTGCAAAGGCGGCAGCGAAGACGGCAGGCATAGACACAAAGAAAGCAACCGTTGCTGTCCAGGGCTACGGAAACGCGGGAGCAATAGGCGCGAGACTCTTCAACAGCGGTCTTGGCTCAAAGGTGGTTGCGGTGAGCGACAGCAAGGGTGGCATCTACAGCAAGGACGGACTTGACATACAGAAGCTAGATGCGCACAAGGCTAAGACAGGTTCAGTCATCAACTTCCCGGGAACAAAGAGCATTTCCAACGAGGAACTGCTGACGCTGGACGTTGACATGCTTGTACCTGCGGCACTTGAGAACCAGATTACAGAAAAGAACGCCTCATCCATCAAGGCAAAGATGATTGTGGAAGAAGCAAACGGGCCGACTACGCCGAGAGCGGATGAGATACTTTTCAAGAACGGCGTATTGCTCATGCCTGACGTTCTCGCAAACGCAGGAGGAGTAACCGTGAGCTACTTCGAATGGGTGCAGGACATACAGAGCTTCTTCTGGTCTCTGGAGGAAGTGAACCAGAAACTGGAGAGAGTCATGACAAGCGCTTACGAGGGAATTCTCCCGATCTCGAAGAAGGAGAACATTGACATGAGGACGGCCGCGTATGTATACGCCGTAAAGAAGGTCGTCGACGCGCATATGGCGAGGGGTCTCTGGCCCTGA